CAAAATCATTATTGGTTGGCTAACACTTTTCACCCAATAAAATTACCTCTTCGTAATCATAATTTCGAAAACTTTCCTGAATTATAGACTTAACATGTATACAAAAACAAAACTACACTTGTTCAACAAACAGACCTCCATAAATAGCAGAATTAACCCACCAACTAATCTAAAAGGGAAATCATAATGGCCTTGTTATGATCTCCATTCCATAAGCCATGAAATTGGCTTTGGCTTACAACACTCAAGATAAACCAAAGAGAAGTATttgttttcgtttttttttttcaggcaGAATTAGGGTGCATAAATTTAAACAAACATCCAAACTAACTATATCCTTACAAGCTAAATTCCAAAATGACTTGTTTCATAGCTTAAAATGCCAGCTACTATAACACCCAGTAGAGACATCGGAAAGGGCATCATATTGAGTGTAAGAACCACCATGATAGCATCAATAACAACATCAGAACCCCCATGATAGCGTCAATAACAACATCATTCATCGATGAAGTTGTCCCCTATTTCCATAATATACAAGAGTAACCTAGTGAATAAAACTAATCTCATTCTAGTGAAGCTGTGGAGAGTCAAATGACTCTAATGAATCTGTTATGCTGATCCACTAAGAAATCTGAAGTAAAGGCTCAACCAAATGAATCAAAAGCAAAGACACAGATCAAATATCACCTCAGAAGTCAAATCAAATGTAGCAGATTGAGATTTAATGAAGATAAACAATCTTGATCAAGATCAACGACAAGGGATCTTAAACTGAGTTTAATAAGAAGTCCCAAGAAAGATGAACACGTGAATCAGTGCATTCTTTAAAATATCATACCTGCTCCGTTCTGCAATAAATTGGCAGGCACAAACTGCCATCAGAACAAAACTTAAAGAATAAAAAGTAAGACAACATTGTAAAAAAACTGCAATAAATCTAGATGTAGGGATCATAAGTTTATAACACAGCAGAAAATATTGTAGACCAATCTACTTGCCTCATCCACAAAAAACATCAAGTTAAGCTGTGCGGCCCTTCCCACAAGTCCAAGTAGAAATTCTGTTATGATAAAACAGCATAATCAAAATACAATAAGCATCCCAACAACTACTTGTCTAGGTTAAGGATAACAACAAACTAAAACAACGTCTCATGACCAAAACCCAAACAAGATACACCAGTTAAAGGTGCATATGCCGGCAATTGAAACGACCACTTGTAAGAACATACCCAATATAAGACAAAAGCTAAACACTAAGAAAAAGTCAGAAAAAGTAAATGATTCCTCCCTGACAGCAAAGGAGAttcaattaaaaaacaaataagtAACTTAGCAAGAGAGAACAATAATCAGTGACGTAAATGTTTGACTGGATCAGATTAGGTAAAGGAACTCCACTACTTCCCATTCCCCTCAGGAGACATGCGCCAAGGTGTGCCAAAATCTGTATTCCAGAATTAACATCAGTTTTTgaggtaacaaaaaaaaacttcaggAAGTCTCACAACACAGTAAATATACAATTCACGAAGATAGCATTAAATAGTCCATCAATGGTAGAAAAATCCATATGCCTCAAAATGAGGCAAAGATTACAACAACCTTCTTGAATGGCAATGCAAGTAATATGCTCATCTCTTTCTACCACCACGCTCTCTTAAGGACAGGGCAAGTGTCTCTCCTCCACTGACGTTGTAATGAGCAAGTGACAAATTATCCTTAAAAAAGCCTGGCTTTCCACTCAATTTCTGCTTGTTAGCAGGGAGCTGGATTTCCCCGGCAATTTTTTCCTTCAGACTGGCAACAGTTTCAGTCAGCGATTGCACAGTTATTTCCAGAACTTGTCCTTTGAGATTTCCTTCATCAACATTAGGAACAGATATACTGATGCGAACAGGTCCCTGGAGAGAAAGACAACAAAATTCAAATTAGGATGAACATAAACAGCAGTATAACACTGATGGTAAACACAATTTAATCATGTAttctttattttgaaaaaaaaagtaattgttAACTCAGTAACTCCATACGGGATGTTGGGCCAGAAATTGATCTTCTGGGATCAGAGAAGAATCATCAAGCTTTTGCTTCTTTGGTTCTGGTTCCTCTGGAAGTGGGGGAGGAGCTTCCtcaggcggtggtggtggcattCCTTGAGGCATGGGAGGTGGATGCATCATATTCATAGGCATCATTGGTGGTGGATGAGACATAGGATTATAAGGCCTCGGAACAGGAGTGAACTGAGATCCAGGTGGTGGAGGTATGTGCATTGGTTGGCCATTCATAGAAATTGATGGAGCCATTGGAGGTTGTTGACCAGCCATAACAGACTGCTGTCCAGACGTCATTTGCATTGGAGGAGGGGGAGCAGGCCGGACAGATGGAATCATGGGAATGACTGGTGGTCTTGGAGGAGGCATTGGAAGGCCGGCACTATGCTGAGCAGAATACTGAAAGTTGGGAGGAACACGAGGAAGATTCAATGCTAGTCCaggtggtggtggaagaggaCGAATTGAAGGCAtaccaggtcttggaggaggTGCAGCAGGACCAGGAAGGTTCCTGGCCTCATTTTGATCCTCACTCCCAATACTCTGTGACATGGCTTGGTTTGCAGTACGGCCAATACTTCCCGTGTGACCATCCCATATAACCTGCTTAGGTTGCTCATCATTTTTCTTCTCAATTTCTGCCTTGACAGCATTGGAAACCTCTTCCTCCGTAGTACCAAAGATATCAGGACGAGTCCTTGCTAGTCCAACAATGTTTCTTGAGATTTCATCATCCTGAGCCAGAGTTGTTTCTCGAATTTTGGCAAACATCCTTTCTTTTTGTTCTTTGTATTTAGGATCAATGAGAGAAATTCGTATATGTTCTGACATTTCACTAATAGGAATCAGCTCACCAGTGATAGGAGAAACAACAAACTTGGTTGGATCTCTTTCTGCGGGAACTCTGTCCTCTGGTCTCTTCCAGTTCTTCACAATCCTCATTGGTGGTTCAGGGTCTTCAGTAACCTTAATTTCGTTCTTCTTCCCATCACCATTGTCTTCCAAACTAGCAGCTCTCATGCCCTCTTCAACAAGCCGGGTCTCTTCCTCATCCATATCAATTTCCATGTCCTTTCCAGGCTCAACAAAATCTTCATCCATGGCTGACGACACCTTGCTTCTCCTTATCACCTCCTCAAGGGTCATTGGAGCCGGTAATTCTTCATCCTCATCGTCAGCAAAATCTATTGTTTCAACCACCACAAAATCATGCCAATCAATCATAGCCATTTGTATTCTTTCCTGCTCGATCTCATCCTCAGCCTTTTGCCTAGCTTGCTCCTGTGAACGCTCCCATTCCAGCCTGTTTACACACCTTTCAAGGATAGTAGTCATGTCAGGGACACTCTTCCTAAGCTTCTCTGTCAAACCCTTCTGAGGCATCAAAACCTTTGAATACGCATCCGCAAGCGAAGTAAAAAATGTAAACATGCTGTGAGTTGGTTTCAAGAAATGGAATTGGGCATTATTAACTTCCCTACTAGTCAATCCTGTCAAAAATGATTTCCCATTTCGAGCCACAAACTGTGCTGTAAGCTTTATAATGTCCAGCTCTTCCCCTGTTATTCCTTCAGGAAGCCTAACCGTGTACTGCTCAGCCTCAGGTGGCTCAAGCACTTTCCTCACCGGTCTAAACTGGGCAGAAATATCCGGCTTCTCCGCTGCTTCCACAACACCATTACCATCAGGGGCTGGTGCAGACGGGGTTGATTCAGGAACGACCGAGTCGTCTCCAGACTCCTGTGCAGAAGACTGATTCTGGGAACGAAATTCAGCCAAGCGATGCTGGTAGTACGCGTGATAAGGATCCGACGCGTTCAGGAAATTAAACTTGGCATTCCCTGTGTTATTCGCAATAATCCTCTTCTCGAATTCGGGACCATTTTTAGCCACGAACTGCGAGGTTTTATCTACAATAGTCCTGATATCCGGAGGGGGATGAATTATCCCAATGGTTCTAGTGTGTGTCGCGACAGTCGCGGGCGGCGGAGCAGAAGCTCTCTGCTCCTCATCAGAGGGCCTCTCATCCCTCCTCTCCTCGGTAACCTGAGAATCGGGAAGAGGACCGAGATTTCCATCGAGCGGAGGAGCCGGGAGAGGTAGTATGGGCAATGAACCTAGCATGGTGTATATCCCAAAGCCAGCAGCCTCTTGCTAACTACACCCCCTGcaatgaaaaacaaaagaaagagaaCAGATTAATCAAAAGCTCATGTTTTACACGTgggaaaacatcaaattctatTGGATATAACTCATTGCTATGGAGAATTTACCAGATTAGGGTTTAGTTAAttagaggaagaagaatttgtAGATTACCAGATTGTTCCGCAGAAGAGGGATGGAGAATCTAAAGAAATCAAATCTGCGACTGCGACAgtgagagaagaggaagaaattaTGGAGACGAATTGAAAACGCAGACGAGTGAGGTTcggagaggaaggagaagaggggTGGGGAAGTGATAGTTGCTCGCTGGGGTTGGCTCTTCAATTTATAGTATAGAACTTTTAggcccattttttttttttataataatactACGAATTTAATGGGCCACAACACCACCaagtgtttttcttttaatttctttaacaAGATTTAGAAAATCGTGATAGTAAAGTTTTTTTATGCGcaacaacaaagaagaaaacaaaaaagaagcAGAAAGAAAAGAAGCCCCCTACAGCCTTATAAAGACTGAACCCATGGAGTCCGCTAACAACAAAGGCTCCAAGTCCGGAGAGGGATCCTGGACAAGGAGGAAGCCAGAGTCCTGTTGAGCTTCCATTTTAACTAAGAAATCCGCACAAAAATTGCCCTCATGAAGAGTGTGAAGCAGGCGCACTTCCCAAGAGCGATGAAGCATGTCAACAATGTTGTGAATCAAAACTACCATCACATGAAAGGGAGAAGGGGGATCAGTAACGAGGGCCACCGCAAGGTATGAATCTGAGTAACAGACAACCTTACGAAAGCCACGATCCCAAGCAATCCTCAAACCATGGAGAATAGCAAGAAGCTCCATCTGTAAGACGGAAGCTTGGTCCCCAAAACCTGCAAAACCCGTAATCCACAAACCCTGCGAGTCCCGCAAACAACcaccaaaaatatatttaatttaattggaAAAAACTTCCGTTGGGAgagttttttttgaactcaaaatATGAGCTCGTCCGGAGAGTTAACCCTACCATGATGTAGATGTTCCTGACTTAAATAGGATTGCTTCCGAAGGAGAACATCTGTCTTACACcaaaatttaattgaaaataattaaaataaaaattatgtttttttttttttattttgtctaCATGATATAAGTGAcctctaatatgcaccacttctAGTGCACTCCTTGTATTCAATCAGTTTTTCTTTACTTTTCATCGGGAAAGTTTTGAATGAAGTCTATATTTTACATCCAAACAAAGAAGTCAAGATTTTAAATTTGTGTTCATGTAGATGCTCTAATAAAAGCATCCGCATTGGTGATTGCTTACTTGACTTGCTTAACATTTCCATCGATTTTAAATGTCATATAGAATGTAAGTTATTCATAGGATACTCATGTAAATTTTACTTCAATAGTGATTCTTAATTTTTCTATAAACAAga
This portion of the Lotus japonicus ecotype B-129 chromosome 3, LjGifu_v1.2 genome encodes:
- the LOC130746526 gene encoding probable splicing factor 3A subunit 1 produces the protein MLGSLPILPLPAPPLDGNLGPLPDSQVTEERRDERPSDEEQRASAPPPATVATHTRTIGIIHPPPDIRTIVDKTSQFVAKNGPEFEKRIIANNTGNAKFNFLNASDPYHAYYQHRLAEFRSQNQSSAQESGDDSVVPESTPSAPAPDGNGVVEAAEKPDISAQFRPVRKVLEPPEAEQYTVRLPEGITGEELDIIKLTAQFVARNGKSFLTGLTSREVNNAQFHFLKPTHSMFTFFTSLADAYSKVLMPQKGLTEKLRKSVPDMTTILERCVNRLEWERSQEQARQKAEDEIEQERIQMAMIDWHDFVVVETIDFADDEDEELPAPMTLEEVIRRSKVSSAMDEDFVEPGKDMEIDMDEEETRLVEEGMRAASLEDNGDGKKNEIKVTEDPEPPMRIVKNWKRPEDRVPAERDPTKFVVSPITGELIPISEMSEHIRISLIDPKYKEQKERMFAKIRETTLAQDDEISRNIVGLARTRPDIFGTTEEEVSNAVKAEIEKKNDEQPKQVIWDGHTGSIGRTANQAMSQSIGSEDQNEARNLPGPAAPPPRPGMPSIRPLPPPPGLALNLPRVPPNFQYSAQHSAGLPMPPPRPPVIPMIPSVRPAPPPPMQMTSGQQSVMAGQQPPMAPSISMNGQPMHIPPPPGSQFTPVPRPYNPMSHPPPMMPMNMMHPPPMPQGMPPPPPEEAPPPLPEEPEPKKQKLDDSSLIPEDQFLAQHPGPVRISISVPNVDEGNLKGQVLEITVQSLTETVASLKEKIAGEIQLPANKQKLSGKPGFFKDNLSLAHYNVSGGETLALSLRERGGRKR
- the LOC130744861 gene encoding uncharacterized protein LOC130744861 → MELLAILHGLRIAWDRGFRKVVCYSDSYLAVALVTDPPSPFHVMVVLIHNIVDMLHRSWEVRLLHTLHEGNFCADFLVKMEAQQDSGFLLVQDPSPDLEPLLLADSMGSVFIRL